Proteins encoded within one genomic window of Gigantopelta aegis isolate Gae_Host chromosome 2, Gae_host_genome, whole genome shotgun sequence:
- the LOC121387355 gene encoding melatonin receptor type 1B-B-like has product MTNSTSAVNLTDVPAGGQTTAEIIISVFEIAIVPVIVGGNILIISAVCRFKNLRSASNVMIASLAVGDLMMGGIYMPTKLLLTFYGHLFAHRMPCLINIFLSSFSVMTAMLLLSMISIERFYAVQFPFHYHSNMTARRCVAWSTTTFAVSLVMALPSLGGIDLWTSGIRCLNTKVLPGYYVWSLTLVILMVQLVGFLCFLRVLAAEISIRMRFVNVQQSERRCPDSVKSTLILTVYVFSILCWIPQAVYLFVAKLNPQTVSVFNLRVVSFTAVCSSGVNCFIYGTKNSSFRRAFRKMFRCRVRQVEPMAMTEGITRQGSSCITQ; this is encoded by the coding sequence ATGACGAACTCCACTTCAGCAGTAAATCTGACAGATGTACCCGCTGGTGGCCAAACCACCGCCGAAATTATCATTTCTGTCTTTGAAATCGCCATTGTTCCAGTTATAGTTGGTGGCAACATCCTCATCATCTCTGCTGTTTGTCGTTTCAAGAATTTGAGGTCTGCCAGTAACGTCATGATTGCCTCCCTTGCCGTTGGAGATCTAATGATGGGCGGGATATACATGCCGACGAAACTGCTTCTGACTTTTTATGGTCACCTGTTTGCACATCGAATGCCGTGTctgataaatatttttctttcatcCTTCTCTGTAATGACAGCCATGCTGTTACTGTCTATGATCTCGATAGAACGCTTTTACGCGGTGCAGTTTCCCTTTCACTATCACTCCAACATGACGGCTCGGCGTTGTGTCGCATGGAGTACAACAACGTTTGCCGTGTCGTTGGTTATGGCGCTCCCCAGTCTTGGTGGAATTGATCTTTGGACTTCCGGCATTCGATGCCTCAACACCAAAGTTCTCCCTGGCTATTACGTATGGAGTTTGACGTTAGTTATATTAATGGTGCAACTGGTAGGATTTCTCTGTTTTCTGCGAGTGCTGGCTGCAGAAATCAGCATCAGGATGCGATTTGTGAACGTGCAACAATCTGAACGCAGATGTCCTGATTCTGTCAAGTCCACTCTGATCCTGACTGTGTACGTCTTCTCGATACTGTGCTGGATCCCTCAGGCCGTTTATCTGTTCGTCGCCAAGCTCAACCCCCAGACTGTCTCCGTGTTCAACCTGAGGGTCGTGTCCTTCACGGCAGTCTGCAGCTCTGGCGTCAACTGCTTCATATACGGTACCAAGAACAGCAGCTTCAGAAGAGCTTTCAGGAAGATGTTCAGATGCAGAGTCAGGCAAGTGGAACCGATGGCAATGACAGAGGGAATTACTCGACAAGGTAGCTCTTGTATCACTCAGTGA